In Balaenoptera acutorostrata chromosome 19, mBalAcu1.1, whole genome shotgun sequence, the following proteins share a genomic window:
- the PDCD2L gene encoding programmed cell death protein 2-like translates to MAAVRKPVLLGLRDTTVHGCPTGLGAWTASKLGGVPDALPAVAAPRPVCELCRQPLALVVQVYCPLEGSPFHRLLHVFACPRPGCASGRARSWKVFRSQCLQIREKETQDAQKQENGLTAEDWCEGADDWGSDSEEAPPPQVISDFGNDSSSAKDRDWTAQLQDLRLQDPVPGAAPAVPPGEGVALPPVVPQFLPYYICVVDEDDCRDFVSLDHAQSLLREYQQREGTDMEQLLSHSLSSDGDEKYEKTIIKSGDKMFYKFMKRIAACQEQILRYSWSGEPLFLTCPTSEVTELPACSHCGIRRIFEFQLMPALVSMLRSANLGLSVEFGTILIYTCEKSCWPQNHQTPVEEFCIIQEDPDELLFK, encoded by the exons ATGGCGGCCGTTCGGAAGCCGGTGCTGCTCGGGCTTCGAGATACTACAGTGCACGGCTGCCCCACGGGGCTGGGCGCCTGGACCGCGAGCAAGCTGGGCGGCGTTCCG GACGCCCTGCCCGCCGTGGCAGCGCCGAGGCCAGTGTGTGAACTTTGCAGGCAGCCGCTTGCCCTGGTCGTGCAGGTGTACTGTCCGCTGGAAGGCTCCCCGTTTCATCGGCTCCTGCACGTGTTCGCTTGCCCCCGCCCGGGGTGCGCTAGCGGCAGGGCGCGCAG TTGGAAGGTGTTCCGCTCCCAGTGCCTGCAAATACGAGAGAAAGAGACGCAGGACGCTCAG AAACAGGAAAATGGCCTCACAGCTGAGGATTGGTGTGAAGGTGCAGATGACTGGGGAAGTGACAGTGAGGAGGCGCCTCCACCACAGGTTATCTCAGATTTTGGAAACGATTCCAGCAGTGCCAAAGACAGAGACTGGACTGCCCAGCTCCAAGACCTCCGCCTGCAGGATCCTGTGCCGGGTGCTGCTCCTGCTGTGCCTCCTGGGGAAGGGGTGGCCTTGCCTCCTGTGGTGCCGCAGTTCCTGCCCTACTACATCTGTGTGGTTGACGAGGATGACTGCAGGGACTTTGTCAGTCTAGATCATGCTCAGAGCCTTCTGAGGGAGTATCAGCAGAGAGAGGGAACTGATATGGAACAGTTGCTTTCCCACAG tCTTTCTAGTGATGGTGATGAAAAATATGAGAAGACCATAATTAAAAGTGGAGATAAGATGTTTTACAAATTCATGAAGAGAATTGCTGCTTGTCAGGAGCAGATTTTGAG GTATTCCTGGAGTGGAGAACCACTTTTCTTGACCTGCCCTACATCAGAAGTCACTGAGCTCCCAGCCTGCAGTCACTGTGGAATCCGAAGGATATTTGAGTTTCAGCTTATGCCAGCGCTGGTCAGCATGCTCAGAAGTGCTAATTTAG GTCTTTCTGTGGAATTCGGAACCATTCTAATTTACACATGTGAGAAGAGTTGCTGGCCTCAAAATCATCAGACTCCCGTGGAAGAATTTTGTATTATCCAAGAGGACCCAGATGAATTATTATTTAAGTAG